AGGGTCGCGTGTGCAAGTCGACTGATGATGGCGACCTCGGACAGCAGTCCAGGCGCCACCGGTTCCACCGTTCCCTGTGAGGAGTGGACGGCGCAGACAGTGTCCTCCACCGAGACGAACTGGGGCCCGGTCGCCCGGTGATCGACCTCAGTGCGACCCAGCGTCGGCAGGATGAGCGCTTCCTCACCGAGGACGGTGTGCGAGCGATTGAGCTTCGTCGAGATCTGCACGTTCATCTCGAGGTTCTGCATCGCTGCCTCAGTGGCCGCGGTGTCCGACATCGCGCCCGCGAAGTTTCCGCCCAGCGAGAGGAAGAACTTGATCTCGCCGTCGCGCATCCCTCGGACGGCGGCGACCGAGTCGACACCGTGATCCCGCGGGGGTTCGAACGAGAACTCCTTGCCGAGCGCGTCCAGGAACGACGGCGGCATCTGCTCCCACACTCCCATGGTGCGATCACCCTGCACGTTGGAGTGCCCCCGGATCGGCGATGCGCCGGCACCCGGACGACCGATGTTGCCGCGCAGCAGGAGCAGGTTGATGATCTCCTTGATCGTGCCCACACCGTTCTTCTGCTGCGTGACGCCCATCGCCCAGGTGATGATGACCTTCTCGGCGTTGATGTAGCGGTCGGCGAGTTCATCGATCGCGTCCGAGCGCAGCCCCGTGGCCTCGAGCACCGTCTGCTCGTCCAGGTGTGCGAGGTGTGCGCGAAGCGTGTCCAGGCCTTCGCAGTGCTGGGCGATGAAGTCGTGGTCCAGCACTGAGCCGGGGTTCTGGTCTTCAGCTTCAAGCACCCGCTTGGAGATCGCCTGGAGCAGCGCCATGTCTCCGCCCGCCCGGATCTGGAGAAACTGGTCGGCCAGATCAGTTCCGCGGCCGAGAACACCCTTGGGCTTCTGTGGATTCTTGAACCTTCGCAGCCCCGCCTCGGGCAGAGGGTTGATCGCGACGATCTGGCCGCCGTTCTCCTTCTGCTTCTCCATCGCGCTGAGCATGCGGGGGTGGTTGGTGCCGGGATTCTGGCCGATCACGATCATCAGATCGCACTCGAGGTAGTCGTTGTAGGCCACGGTCGCCTTGCCGATGCCGATCGTCTCGCCCATGGCGACGCCGGAGGATTCGTGACACATGTTCGAACAGTCAGGCAGGTTGTTGGTGCCGAATCCGCGGATGAACAGCTGATAGATGAAGGCGGCCTCGTTTGAGGCGCGACCACTGGTGTAGAACGCAGCTTCGTTCGGGGAAGCAAGGCTCTTGAGCTTCTCGGAGATCAGCGTGAGCGCCTTGTCCCAGCTCACGGGCTGATAGTGATCCTCACCCGGCGCCTTGTAGACCGGCTCTGTGAGTCGACCCTGCATTCCCAGCCAGTACTCGGAGCGTTCACGCAGCTCACTGATCGGGTGTTCGGCCCAGAACT
The sequence above is a segment of the Nesterenkonia lutea genome. Coding sequences within it:
- a CDS encoding FdhF/YdeP family oxidoreductase, with translation MTRSNPPVEEADENDLEVGEPKAWAAGLPGVYHSMQPALKHMGAERSARTLLRMNQKQGFDCMSCAWPDPSGERSTFEYCENGAKAVTWEATPVTVASEFWAEHPISELRERSEYWLGMQGRLTEPVYKAPGEDHYQPVSWDKALTLISEKLKSLASPNEAAFYTSGRASNEAAFIYQLFIRGFGTNNLPDCSNMCHESSGVAMGETIGIGKATVAYNDYLECDLMIVIGQNPGTNHPRMLSAMEKQKENGGQIVAINPLPEAGLRRFKNPQKPKGVLGRGTDLADQFLQIRAGGDMALLQAISKRVLEAEDQNPGSVLDHDFIAQHCEGLDTLRAHLAHLDEQTVLEATGLRSDAIDELADRYINAEKVIITWAMGVTQQKNGVGTIKEIINLLLLRGNIGRPGAGASPIRGHSNVQGDRTMGVWEQMPPSFLDALGKEFSFEPPRDHGVDSVAAVRGMRDGEIKFFLSLGGNFAGAMSDTAATEAAMQNLEMNVQISTKLNRSHTVLGEEALILPTLGRTEVDHRATGPQFVSVEDTVCAVHSSQGTVEPVAPGLLSEVAIISRLAHATLGDRVAADWQGFEDDYDRIRDHISHVVPGCENYNRRIREKDGFLLANGPRDSRTFNTPSGRAMMTANELDPMQCPPGRLILQTLRSHDQFNTTIYGYNDRYRGIKKGRHVVFVNPEDLAQLGFSDGDLLDVHGEYEDGKDRVLRSFRAVSYPTARGCAAVYYPEGNVLVPLDDTVQGSNTPVSKGVIIRLEPAADGPSGGSEENSQRNMPAAV